A stretch of DNA from Methanogenium sp. S4BF:
CATTGAAAGCAGAAATTTACCAGTAATCATTGTCGCAAATAAAATTGATCTGCCTGATGCATCTGCATCTGCCATCCGGAAGGCATTTCCCCAGCACCCTGTGATTCCGGTCTCCGGTCTTGAAGGAAACAACATGGAAGAGCTCTATGAAAAAATGCTCGAGTATTTCGGGTGATTCCAGATGATACAGGGAGTTCAGATAGACCTGATTTCAGCAGACAGGCTTGAAAAAATGACAACCATGGAAAAGATTCGTCTAATCCTTGATGATGTCATGGAAGGGAACATCGTTGTTCTGGAAAAAGGGCTTACCCCGGATGAACAGAGCAGGCTAATTGAAATTACCATGCTTGAAATTACTCCTGACGGATTTTCAGGAATTGAGATGGAAACCTATGCAGCAAAGGATTCTGGTTCTTCAGGAGGACTGTTCGGAAAACTTCTGGGAAAGAAGGGTCCCGGAACACGCATGACCGTTATCGGCCCTGCCAACCAGATGAAAACAATAAAGAAGGACAAAGACCTCATAAGCGCCTGGGTATCATCACGGTGAGTGCGATGGCACATAAGTGCACACAATGCGGACGGGAATTTCAGGACGGATCAAATGTTATCCTCAAGGGATGCCCCAGCTGTGGCGGAAAAAAATTTCTCTTCATCCGCCCACAGGATATGCACAAGGATGTGCTTGAGGAAAAGAGCATAAAACAGATCGCAGAAGAGACAAAGGAACAGTTTCTGGAGATAAAGGAAGAGAAACAGAGACCGGAGACTGCCAGCACCTCCAAACATGTGGAGATGTATGACAGAATCGAAAGCATCACGGTCATCAATCCCGGCTCCTATGAACTCAATCTGGAGAAGCTCGCGGAAAGTGATGAACTGGTTATCAGAATGGGGAACGATGACCGGTATATGGTTGATATTCATTCGATGGGGAAAAGTTCTAAATCGAAACCGAAGAAAAAACCGGATAAAAAACGGTAATATCTCTTTTTACAATATCTGATATTCTTCAACTCCTCC
This window harbors:
- a CDS encoding DUF2073 domain-containing protein, whose amino-acid sequence is MIQGVQIDLISADRLEKMTTMEKIRLILDDVMEGNIVVLEKGLTPDEQSRLIEITMLEITPDGFSGIEMETYAAKDSGSSGGLFGKLLGKKGPGTRMTVIGPANQMKTIKKDKDLISAWVSSR
- a CDS encoding Zn-ribbon domain-containing protein, with product MAHKCTQCGREFQDGSNVILKGCPSCGGKKFLFIRPQDMHKDVLEEKSIKQIAEETKEQFLEIKEEKQRPETASTSKHVEMYDRIESITVINPGSYELNLEKLAESDELVIRMGNDDRYMVDIHSMGKSSKSKPKKKPDKKR